Proteins found in one Ischnura elegans chromosome 11, ioIscEleg1.1, whole genome shotgun sequence genomic segment:
- the LOC124167934 gene encoding nuclear pore glycoprotein p62-like isoform X1 — MSGFGQNPAGSSAFSFPSLNQPNTTAPGAAAPPFSFGTQKTAGSTAPLGATPTFGASPSLGVKTGISLTTSTPSGMPTLGAQQPGTLFGSSWSGGMFSAGSNAPANTSAAALPPLAPAATSTATTGQFSFGAPTATPATQGQTLFGSTAVSSTSGTPGFSMPTTSLPPATMQAPPTAPPATAAASNPTLNFNFGSAAPNTTAPPPASLGLSVPSFGAPAAPKPQAAPASTAPTLGSSTTFSASTPLASTTLKFSVASSTAPAPTPSTLAMPAKTATATVGMAMFSGPTTTAAVTSAPPPSAVSSAPASAPLATSLLSTPAAAPAKSVPVATTATTGGSVTTAAAAPPTAAPATSEEDVMTYSKLQENINKWAMELEKLEKIFLHQATEMNGWDRVIVENSDKLHMLNSKIEKVRKEQRHLDLELDYILSQQNELDHMLKGLEKEWGSVPPSDPERQHTYKIAESLDYKLKLMSEDLKEVVDHMNAMNYPPNDEFNPVMQIVRILNAHMNVLLMVERKTNLAECKVKEVSKLLELCKRDYDRACHLYFD; from the exons ATGAGTGGCTTTGGGCAGAATCCCGCTGGATCTTCTGCGTTCAGCTTTCCTTCCCTGAATCAGCCAAACACCACAGCACCAGGGG CAGCGGCTCCACCATTTTCCTTTGGAACTCAAAAAACAGCTGGATCTACTGCTCCATTGGGCGCAACCCCTACGTTTGGAGCAAGTCCATCTCTCGGGGTTAAGACTGGCATTAGTTTGACCACGTCTACCCCATCGGGAATGCCGACTCTAGGTGCTCAGCAGCCTGGAACGTTGTTCGGTTCTTCGTGGTCCGGAGGAATGTTCTCCGCGGGAAGCAATGCACCAGCCAACACTTCCGCGGCAGCTTTGCCTCCGCTAGCTCCAGCAGCTACGTCCACTGCGACTACAGGCCAATTTTCGTTTGGTGCTCCAA CTGCCACTCCTGCAACCCAAGGCCAGACCCTATTTGGGTCCACTGCCGTGTCAAGCACCTCTGGGACACCTGGTTTCTCGATGCCAACAACATCTCTTCCCCCGGCCACAATGCAAGCACCTCCCACTGCGCCACCAGCTACTGCAGCAGCATCGAATCCTACTCTCAATTTCAATTTCGGCAGTGCCGCTCCCAACACCACTGCACCTCCACCTGCATCCCTTGGTCTGAGCGTTCCATCCTTCGGTGCTCCGGCTGCACCCAAACCTCAGGCTGCTCCCGCATCGACAGCACCAACGTTGGGGTCATCGACAACGTTTTCGGCCTCGACACCCTTGGCGTCAACCACCTTGAAGTTCTCTGTGGCGTCCTCGACAGCTCCTGCCCCCACGCCCTCAACTCTCGCAATGCCTGCCAAGACAGCGACCGCAACCGTGGGCATGGCAATGTTCTCCGGACCTACCACGACTGCTGCCGTCACCAGTGCACCACCTCCAAGTGCAGTGTCTTCAGCGCCTGCGTCAGCACCCTTGGCGACGTCCTTGCTGTCCACTCCTGCAGCGGCCCCTGCCAAGAGTGTACCAGTGGCAACAACTGCAACTACCGGTGGAAG TGTGACAACAGCAGCTGCCGCGCCACCCACTGCTGCCCCTGCAACGTCTGAGGAGGATGTCATGACTTACAGCAAACTTCAGGAGAACATTAACAAGTGGGCCATGGAGTTGGAGAAACTTGAGAAGATTTTCTTACACCAGGCGACTGAGATGAATGGATGGGATCGGGTGATTGTCGAGAATTCGGATAAG CTTCACATGTTAAATTCCAAGATTGAGAAGGTTCGCAAGGAGCAGAGGCACCTTGACCTGGAGTTGGACTACATTCTGTCGCAGCAGAATGAGCTGGATCACATGTTGAAAGGCCTGGAAAAGGAGTGGGGATCTGTGCCGCCATCCGACCCAGAGCGGCAGCACAC aTATAAGATAGCTGAAAGCCTAGACTACAAATTGAAGCTTATGTCGGAGGATCTGAAAGAAGTCGTTGATCATATGAATGCAATGAATTATCCTCCAAATGATGAATTCAATCCA GTGATGCAAATTGTCCGCATATTGAATGCCCACATGAATGTTTTGCTGATGGTTGAACGGAAGACAAATCTGGCCGAGTGCAAAGTGAAGGAAGTCAGTAAGCTGTTGGAGTTGTGTAAAAGAGACTATGATCGAGCGTGCCACCTTTACTTTGACTGA
- the LOC124167934 gene encoding nuclear pore glycoprotein p62-like isoform X2 translates to MSGFGQNPAGSSAFSFPSLNQPNTTAPGAAPPFSFGTQKTAGSTAPLGATPTFGASPSLGVKTGISLTTSTPSGMPTLGAQQPGTLFGSSWSGGMFSAGSNAPANTSAAALPPLAPAATSTATTGQFSFGAPTATPATQGQTLFGSTAVSSTSGTPGFSMPTTSLPPATMQAPPTAPPATAAASNPTLNFNFGSAAPNTTAPPPASLGLSVPSFGAPAAPKPQAAPASTAPTLGSSTTFSASTPLASTTLKFSVASSTAPAPTPSTLAMPAKTATATVGMAMFSGPTTTAAVTSAPPPSAVSSAPASAPLATSLLSTPAAAPAKSVPVATTATTGGSVTTAAAAPPTAAPATSEEDVMTYSKLQENINKWAMELEKLEKIFLHQATEMNGWDRVIVENSDKLHMLNSKIEKVRKEQRHLDLELDYILSQQNELDHMLKGLEKEWGSVPPSDPERQHTYKIAESLDYKLKLMSEDLKEVVDHMNAMNYPPNDEFNPVMQIVRILNAHMNVLLMVERKTNLAECKVKEVSKLLELCKRDYDRACHLYFD, encoded by the exons ATGAGTGGCTTTGGGCAGAATCCCGCTGGATCTTCTGCGTTCAGCTTTCCTTCCCTGAATCAGCCAAACACCACAGCACCAGGGG CGGCTCCACCATTTTCCTTTGGAACTCAAAAAACAGCTGGATCTACTGCTCCATTGGGCGCAACCCCTACGTTTGGAGCAAGTCCATCTCTCGGGGTTAAGACTGGCATTAGTTTGACCACGTCTACCCCATCGGGAATGCCGACTCTAGGTGCTCAGCAGCCTGGAACGTTGTTCGGTTCTTCGTGGTCCGGAGGAATGTTCTCCGCGGGAAGCAATGCACCAGCCAACACTTCCGCGGCAGCTTTGCCTCCGCTAGCTCCAGCAGCTACGTCCACTGCGACTACAGGCCAATTTTCGTTTGGTGCTCCAA CTGCCACTCCTGCAACCCAAGGCCAGACCCTATTTGGGTCCACTGCCGTGTCAAGCACCTCTGGGACACCTGGTTTCTCGATGCCAACAACATCTCTTCCCCCGGCCACAATGCAAGCACCTCCCACTGCGCCACCAGCTACTGCAGCAGCATCGAATCCTACTCTCAATTTCAATTTCGGCAGTGCCGCTCCCAACACCACTGCACCTCCACCTGCATCCCTTGGTCTGAGCGTTCCATCCTTCGGTGCTCCGGCTGCACCCAAACCTCAGGCTGCTCCCGCATCGACAGCACCAACGTTGGGGTCATCGACAACGTTTTCGGCCTCGACACCCTTGGCGTCAACCACCTTGAAGTTCTCTGTGGCGTCCTCGACAGCTCCTGCCCCCACGCCCTCAACTCTCGCAATGCCTGCCAAGACAGCGACCGCAACCGTGGGCATGGCAATGTTCTCCGGACCTACCACGACTGCTGCCGTCACCAGTGCACCACCTCCAAGTGCAGTGTCTTCAGCGCCTGCGTCAGCACCCTTGGCGACGTCCTTGCTGTCCACTCCTGCAGCGGCCCCTGCCAAGAGTGTACCAGTGGCAACAACTGCAACTACCGGTGGAAG TGTGACAACAGCAGCTGCCGCGCCACCCACTGCTGCCCCTGCAACGTCTGAGGAGGATGTCATGACTTACAGCAAACTTCAGGAGAACATTAACAAGTGGGCCATGGAGTTGGAGAAACTTGAGAAGATTTTCTTACACCAGGCGACTGAGATGAATGGATGGGATCGGGTGATTGTCGAGAATTCGGATAAG CTTCACATGTTAAATTCCAAGATTGAGAAGGTTCGCAAGGAGCAGAGGCACCTTGACCTGGAGTTGGACTACATTCTGTCGCAGCAGAATGAGCTGGATCACATGTTGAAAGGCCTGGAAAAGGAGTGGGGATCTGTGCCGCCATCCGACCCAGAGCGGCAGCACAC aTATAAGATAGCTGAAAGCCTAGACTACAAATTGAAGCTTATGTCGGAGGATCTGAAAGAAGTCGTTGATCATATGAATGCAATGAATTATCCTCCAAATGATGAATTCAATCCA GTGATGCAAATTGTCCGCATATTGAATGCCCACATGAATGTTTTGCTGATGGTTGAACGGAAGACAAATCTGGCCGAGTGCAAAGTGAAGGAAGTCAGTAAGCTGTTGGAGTTGTGTAAAAGAGACTATGATCGAGCGTGCCACCTTTACTTTGACTGA